Proteins encoded in a region of the Vicia villosa cultivar HV-30 ecotype Madison, WI linkage group LG5, Vvil1.0, whole genome shotgun sequence genome:
- the LOC131605037 gene encoding uncharacterized protein LOC131605037 yields the protein MEGQGLGMDINDLGLVPGVRVPPKFKVPDFEKYKGNTCPKTHVRAYYRKMHVYSEDEGLLMHFFQDSLIGASLEWYMRLERANIRSWRDLVDAFIKQYQYNVDMAPNRTQLQNLSQKANESFKEYAQKWRELAARVQPPMLEREMMDLFTNTLEGQYYSACSASSSFAELVMIGERIESGIKAGRIQNPSAASSSSGAGGKKPYNGFAKKREGETSAAYYGSGRNQAHQQVAAVTIPNAPFQHQQQGYQPRQNQQRPKLPERAFDPIPMTYAQVLPYLLDLNLVQLRTLATPAKLPANWDANARCEFHSGSHGHNIENCKALKHKVQDLLDSKAIEFTPTQGPNVVQNPMPPHGTHAANAIEVVEDTHLVKDVIELGSLLPLLKKELLRMRLYAGCGEFCPNCMVTSSVCDKVKDGIQQLMDSGYLQFERVRRPEMVENAVNVASIPYTPAKIPIPTRAPPLVITLPGPVPYNSEKAIPWNYGGEVFYQGAKYEVKASVEKEDVDNVVGIGRMTRSGRIFNPPQNTRDDNAEALAQAKGKRVVEDTVDPGQSSNSEDTVAKEMEEFLKIIKKSEYKVVDQLSQTQSKISILQLLLCSETHRNALLRLLSTAFVPPEISVNQLEGVVSNINAGNGLGFTDADLPSEGRNHNRALHISVECKGTMLSRVPVDNGSSLNVLPKSSLMRLDYSGVEIRPSELTVRAFDGSKRSVFGEVDLPIMIGLSFSLSPSL from the coding sequence ATGGAAGGTCAAGGATTGGgtatggatatcaatgacttgggttTAGTTCCTGGCGTCCGTGTGCCACCGAAATTCAAGGtacccgacttcgagaaatacaaagggaaTACTTGTCCTAAGACACATGTCCGAGCTTACTATCGCAAAATGCATGTGTACTCAGAGGATGAAGGATTGTTGatgcacttcttccaagatagcctgattggggcatccttggaatggtATATGAGATTGGAGAGAGCTAATATCCGAAGTTGGAGAGACCTGGTTGATGCCTTCATAAAGCAGTATCAGTATAATGTTGACATGGCACCAAATCGCACTCAGTTACAGAATTTATCCCAGAAAGCTAATgagtccttcaaagaatatgcgcAGAAATGGCGCGAGCTGGCGGCTAGGGTCCAACCACCCATGTTGGAAAGAGAAATGATGGACCTGTTCACCAACACTCTGGAGGGTCAATACTACTCCGCCTGCTCTGCATCCTCAAGTTTTGCCGAGTTGGTTATGATTGGTGAGCGAATTGAAAGTGGAATTAAGGCTGGTAGAATACAGAATCCAAGTGCTGCTAGTTCCTCCTCTGGGGCTGGTGGAAAGAAGCCATATAATGGGTTTGCTAAGAAAAGAGAAGGTGAAACGAGTGCTGCTTACTATGGTAGTGGCAGAAATCAGGCTCATCAACAAGTAGCCGCTGTGACTATCCCAAATGCTCCCTTCCAACATCAACAACAAGGGTATCAGCCGCGTCAGAACCAACAACGGCCGAAATTGCCAGAAAGAGCTTTTGATCCGATCCCAATGACATACGCACAAGTATTGCCATATCTCCTCGATTTGAACTTGGTCCAATTGAGGACTTTGGCCACTCCTGCTAAGTTGCCTGCCAATTGGGATGCCAATGCAAGATGTGAGTTCCACTCTGGGTCACATGGACATAATATTGAAAACTGTAAAGCATTGAAGCATaaagtccaggatcttctcgaCTCCAAAGCCATCGAGTTTACTCCTACTCAAGGACCTAATGTTGTTCAGAATCCTATGCCTCCCCATGGAACCCATGCAGCAAATGCTATTGAGGTTGTTGAAGACACTCACCTGGTTAAGGATGTGATCGAATTGGGTTCATTGTTGCCATTATTGAAGAAGGAATTGTTGAGGATGAGACTATACGCTGGTTGTGGAGAATTCTGCCCTAATTGCATGGTCACTTCATCTGTTTGTGATAAGGTGAAAGATGGGATTCAACAGTTGATGGATAGTGGGTATCTACAGTTTGAGCGTGTGCGACGTCCTGAAATGGTTGAAAACGCAGTTAATGTGGCATCTATCCCGTATACTCCTGCCAAGATTCCAATTCCTACAAGAGCACCTCCTTTGGTTATTACACTTCCTGGTCCCGTCCCATATAACAGTGAAAAAGCGATCCCATGGAATTATGGAGGAGAAGTTTTCTACCAAGGGGCCAAGTATGAGGTTAAAGCGTCggttgagaaagaagatgttgataATGTTGTGGGCATTGGAAGAATGACGAGAAGTGGTCGTATTTTTAATCCTCCCCAGAATACTCGTGATGACAATGCAGAAGCTCTAGCTCAAGCAAAAGGGAAAAGAGTGGTAGAAGATACGGTGGATCCGGGGCAAAGCTCTAACTCTGAAGATACTGTGGccaaagagatggaagagttcctaaAGATCATCAAGAAAAGTGAGTATAAAGTGGTTGACCAACTGAGTCAAACTCAATCAAAGATTTCGATCTTGCAGTTGCTCTTGTGTTCGGAGACACATCGAAACGCTTTGTTGAGACTTTTAAGTACTGCTTTCGTCCCTCCAGAGATCTCAGTGAATCAACTTGAAGGGGTGGTGTCAAACATCAATGCTGGTAATGGATTGGGATTCACTGATGCAGACTTGCCCTCCGAAGGTAGAAACCATAATAGAGCTTTGCATATATCAGTGGAATGTAAAGGGACTATGTTATCTCGTGTTCCCGTGGATAATGGATCTTCTCTGAATGTATTACCGAAGTCGTCTTTGATGAGGCTAGATTATTCTGGTGTCGAGATAAGGCCGAGTGAATTGACAGTGAGAGCCTTTGATGGGTCAAAGAGATCAGTATTTGGGGAGGTTGACTTGCCAATAATGATAGGCCTCAGCTTTTCACTATCACCTTCTTTGTGA
- the LOC131605038 gene encoding uncharacterized protein LOC131605038, translating to MANSVTVNKKTTKHTFSCSFYREDITPLVRLSTRVTGQNLDEFRKTYGHILLMLTTRIDEWGLYTLLQFYDSELRCFTFQDYQLAPTLEEYAHILQIKVQHKDNWKPNGGTHGFYVKFLMREAETLADKEKWKEFNALLAVMIYGLVMFPNIPNFVDLTAICLFMDQNPVPTLLADTYYAIHSRYGKKGSVGGCLPILYEWFSSHLPKSGAFVTTRDSQKWPQRIMGLTANDIVWYHLRTDIEQVITRCGSFGNVPLIGTKGVINYNPKLALRQLGFILKDKPLDKEIFESVCFEKGTDPDGLEKVRSAWNKIHTEDRTTLGEKNAIAKKAYTEWVEERVKERLLPFPKVRPLYEQPPEILTATVPAEEYNQVHVENIRLREKGEDAIAPPPTHRYYTRANHSLQMDQLRDDLIQMRTQVTAQMAQFMEVMQNMADRQEELRIRMDTVAQVVADPPQRNPADIRVNGEPVIGGPGVIPPAANQGNPRGPPQPTLEGQTTQ from the exons ATGGCTAACAGTGTGACCGTCAACAAAAAGACTACGAAGCATACCTTCTCTTGCAGTTTCTACCGTGAGGATATAACACCTTTGGTCCGATTGAGCACCCGAGTTACTGGGCAAAATTTGGATGAATTCAGAAAGACTTATGGCCACATTCTGCTTATGTTAACTACTCGTATTGATGAGTGGGGTCTCTACACTCTTCTTCAGTTTTATGATTCTGAGCTGCGCTGCTTCACCTTTCAAGATTACCAATTAGCCCCTACCCTTGAGGAGTATGCACATATCCTTCAAATCAAAGTTCAACATAAG gataactggaagcctaatggtgggaCCCATGGATTCTATGTGAAATTTCTGATGAGGGAAGCTGAAACCCTTGCTGATAAGGAAAAgtggaaagaattcaatgctctccTGGCCGTCATGATCTATGGATTAGTGATGTTCCCGAATATTCCAAATTTTGTTGATCTCACTGCCATTTGTCTCTTCATGGATCAAAATCCTGTACCCACTCTGTTGGCCGACACTTATTATGCCATCCATTCTAGGTATGGAAAAAAAGGATCAGTTGGGGGTTGTTTGCCAATACTGTACGAATGGTTTTCTTCACATTTGCCTAAAAGCGGAGCATTTGTCACTACAAGAGATTCACAGAAGTGGCCCCAAAGGATTATGGGACTTACTGCAAATGATATTGTTTGGTATCACCTCCGAACGGACATCGAGCAAGTTATAACCAGATGTGGCAGTTTTGGCAATGTTCCTCTCATAGGGACAAAAGGAGTTATCAACTATAATCCGAAGCTAGCACTGCGCCAGTTGGGTTTTATACTGAAAGACAAGCCGTTGGATAAAGAGATATTTGAGTCCGTTTGCTTTGAAAAAGGAACCGATCCAGATGGTTTGGAGAAAGTAAGGAGTGCGTGGAACAAAATTCATACAGAAGACCGAACTACCTTGGGGGAAAAAAATGCTATTGCTAAGAAAGCTTATACtgaatgggttgaagaaagaGTTAAGGAGCGCCTgctgcctttcccgaaggttagaCCTCTATATGAACAACCACCTGAGATTTTAACTGCCACTGTACCAGCTGAGGAGTACAACCAAGTACATGTGGAGAATATCAGGTTGCGAGAAAAAGGGGAAGACG caattgCACCTCCGCCTACACATCGCTACTACACAAGGGCTAATCACTCACTGCAAATGGATCAGTTAAGGGACGATCTTATCCAGATGAGAACTCAGGTTACTGCTCAGATGGCTCAGTTTATGGAAGTCATGCAAAACATGGCTGATCGCCAAGAAGAACTCAGAATCAGGATGGACACAGTTGCTCAGGTTGTCGCGGACCCCCCGCAAAGAAATCCTGCTGATATTCGTGTCAATGGTGAACCTGTGATCGGAGGACCTGGTGTAATTCCTCCTGCTGCTAATCAAGGTAATCCCCGTGGGCCTCCCCAGCCTACCCTTGAAGGACAGACTACACAATAA